The Labeo rohita strain BAU-BD-2019 chromosome 19, IGBB_LRoh.1.0, whole genome shotgun sequence genome window below encodes:
- the LOC127181940 gene encoding glutathione S-transferase A-like has protein sequence MAQNIMLYWTSGSPPCWRVMIALEEKLLQGYKQKHLSFEKNEHKCEEVKALNPRGQVPTFKHGDIVVNESFAACLYLESTFKSQGTRLIPDDPAEQALVYQRIFETENLQQKLSYVAFYEWYVPEGERLESALKRNKENLITELKLWEGYLEKMGKGSYLAGKNFTMADVVCFPVIAYLPYLHCPKERCPRLMEYYEMVKDRPSIKASWPPHWLEKPEGQDTLKNL, from the exons ATGGCGCAGAACATAATGCTGTACTGGACCTCCGGTTCTCCGCCGTGCTGGAGAGTCATGATCGCGCTGGAGGAGAAGCTGCTGCAGggatacaaacaaaaacacttgtCCTTTGAAAAGAACGAACACAAGTGTGAAGAAGTGAAAGCTCTCAATCCCAGAGGCCAG GTCCCGACTTTCAAGCACGGGGACATCGTCGTGAACGAGTCGTTTGCCGCGTGTCTGTACCTGGAG AGCACGTTTAAGTCTCAAGGCACCCGTCTGATCCCTGATGACCCGGCTGAACAAGCGCTCGTCTACCAGCGAATATTTGAGACTGAAAACCTGCAGCAGAAATTGT CTTATGTGGCTTTCTATGAGTGGTATGTTCCTGAAGGAGAGAGACTTGAATCGGCTCTGAAGAGGAATAAAGAGAATTTAATCACCGAGCTCAAACTGTGGGAGGGATATTTGGAGAAG ATGGGTAAAGGCTCGTACCTCGCTGGCAAGAACTTCACCATGGCAGATGTGGTTTGTTTTCCCGTCATTGCGTATTTACCATATCTTCA CTGTCCTAAAGAGCGTTGTCCCAGACTGATGGAGTACTACGAGATGGTGAAGGACCGTCCCAGTATCAAAGCCAGCTGGCCTCCTCATTGGCTGGAGAAACCAGAGGGTCAAGACACACTCAAGAACCTGTGA